A region of Etheostoma cragini isolate CJK2018 chromosome 2, CSU_Ecrag_1.0, whole genome shotgun sequence DNA encodes the following proteins:
- the ppp1r35 gene encoding protein phosphatase 1 regulatory subunit 35 has product NPGLLQVGFEELVVVTATSGHSKATPPQQPIKGQRRSRACLHAPRQWAGRPAAVANPGPGCMERAELNTTLALKAELQSLQGAEFNSQKAVQETLRMSERTKNLINTRATEEVNVSRSQLLFTSLVSVDVQEDQLISQLLQPRLPPHSPPRRGNQEADGPSLLLFMTSDLLRQKPLPLEEEHVNYKPRPSPRPAHSTFDLYKRRRGLEVTL; this is encoded by the exons AATCCTGGTCTCCTTCAGGTGGGTTTTGAAGAACTCGTGGTTGTCACGGCAACATCGGGGCACAGCAAAGCCACCCCGCCTCAGCAGCCAATCAAAGGTCAGAGGAGGAGCCGAGCATGTCTCCATG CCCCCAGACAGTGGGCGGGGCGTCCTGCTGCAGTAGCCAATCCTGGACCAGGATGCATGGAGAGGGCGGAGCTCAACACCACTCTGGCTCTGAAGGCAGAGCTTCAGTCCCTGCAG gggGCGGAGTTTAACTCCCAGAAGGCCGTTCAGGAGACTCTACGGATGTCTGAGAGGACCAAAAACCTGATCAACACCAGAGCTACTGAAG aagTGAATGTCTCTAGGTCTCAGCTTCTCTTCACCTCATTGGTCAGTGTGGACGTGCAGGAGGATCAGCTGATCAGCCAGCTGCTGCAGCCTCGGctccccccccactcccccccccGCCGTGGCAACCAGGAAGCAGATGgcccctcccttctcctcttcatgacctctgacctcctcAGGCAGAAGCCCCTCCCACTAGAGGAGGAACATGTCAACTACAAGCCCCGCCCCTCGCCACGCCCTGCCCACTCAACCTTTGACCTCTACAAAAGACGGAGGGGTTTAGAAGTTACGCTCTGA
- the LOC117937152 gene encoding scavenger receptor cysteine-rich type 1 protein M130-like yields the protein MANFHLSKHNGRVLAGRNVWPRWLNLSHLDMDHLLLLLLLLLLRSSGLQGEGELTSSESVRLVGGASRCAGTLEVMKHDGDWRPVRYSDWTLEIAAAACREVDCGSAIAVVWREGSSYKSVWWIWSDCVESGSALRECAESGFSSSFLDLTCSDSVRLVNGTSLCSGRLEVKTNQTTQRWSSVCEHDFDHQDAEVVCRELDCGAPSVLQGALYGEVEPPMRTKEFQCGGHESALLDCRSSGSDRNICSPGKAVGITCSESVRLVGGASRCEGTLKVKHKGEWRPVIGYYDFFNSDCTLKTAAAACRASDCGSVVSVLERKESSIRSVWWIRSDCVESGSTIRECAESDSSSSFLVLTCLDSVRLVNGTSLCSGRLEVKTNQSNQRWSSVCEHDFDQQDAEVACRELDCGAPSVLQGALYGEVEPPMRTKEFQCGGHESALLDCRSSGSDRNICSPGKAVGLTCSEPVRLVGGASRCAGTLDVKHDGEWRSVIGYNMNSTWTLKAAAAACRALDGGSAVSVVKRKESLNRPVWLIGSDCVESGSALRECAGSILSSSVFLNLTCSGKPIIEVNE from the exons ATGGCTAACTTTCACCTATCAAAGCACAATG GCCGTGTGCTGGCTGGGAGGAATGTTTGGCCAAGGTGGCTGAACCTGTCCCACCTGGACATGGatcacctgctgctgctgctgctgctgctgctgctgcggagCTCAG GACTCCAGGGTGAAGGAGAACTCACCTCATCag AGTCTGTCAGGTTGGTTGGGGGAGCTAGTCGCTGTGCAGGAACACTGGAGGTGATGAAACATGATGGAGACTGGAGACCAGTGAGGTACTCTGACTGGACCCTGGAGATAGCAGCTGCTGCCTGCAGAGAGGTAGACTGTGGCTCTGCTATTGCTGTAGTATGGAGAGAAGGGTCCTCATACAAATCTGTGTGGTGGATCTGGTCTGACTGTGTTGAGTCTGGATCTGCTCTGAGAGAGTGTGCTGAATCAggtttctcttcctccttccttgATCTCACCTGCTCAG ACTCTGTCAGGCTGGTGAATGGGACCAGTCTGTGCTCAGGCAGACTGGAGGTGAAGACCAACCAGACTACCCAGCGCTGGTCATCAGTGTGTGAACATGACTTTGACCATCAGGATGCAGAGGTAGTCTGTAGGGAGCTTGACTGTGGGGCTCCTTCAGTCCTCCAGGGGGCACTCTATGGAGAAGTGGAGCCTCCAATGAGGACCAAAGAGTTCCAGTGTGGAGGCCATGAGTCTGCTCTCTTGGACTGTAGAAGCTCAGGCTCAGATAGAAACATCTGCTCACCTGGAAAAGCTGTTGGAATCACCTGCTCAG AGTCTGTCAGGTTGGTGGGAGGAGCCAGTCGCTGTGAAGGAACACTGAAGGTGAAACATAAAGGAGAATGGAGACCGGTGATTggttactatgacttttttaactctGACTGCACCCTGAAGACAGCCGCTGCTGCCTGCAGAGCGTCAGACTGTGGCTCTGTTGTTTCTGTACTAGAAAGAAAAGAGTCCTCAATCAGATCTGTGTGGTGGATCAGGTCTGACTGTGTTGAGTCTGGATCTACTATTAGGGAGTGTGCAGAATCCgattcctcttcctccttccttgTTCTCACCTGCTTAG ACTCTGTCAGGCTGGTGAATGGGACCAGTCTGTGCTCAGGCAGACTGGAGGTGAAGACTAACCAGTCTAACCAGCGCTGGTCCTCAGTGTGTGAACATGACTTTGACCAACAGGATGCAGAGGTGGCCTGCAGGGAGCTTGACTGTGGGGCTCCTTCAGTCCTCCAGGGGGCACTCTATGGAGAAGTGGAGCCTCCAATGAGGACCAAAGAGTTCCAGTGTGGAGGCCATGAGTCTGCTCTCTTGGACTGTAGAAGCTCAGGCTCAGATAGAAACATCTGCTCACCTGGAAAAGCTGTTGGACTCACCTGCTCAG AGCCTGTCAGGTTGGTTGGGGGAGCCAGTCGCTGTGCAGGAACACTGGATGTGAAACATGACGGAGAATGGAGATCAGTGATAGGCTATAATATGAACTCTACCTGGACCCTGaaggcagcagctgctgcctgTAGAGCATTGGACGGTGGCTCTGCTGTTTCTGTAGTTAAGAGAAAAGAGTCATTAAACAGACCTGTGTGGTTGATTGGGTCTGACTGTGTTGAGTCTGGATCTGCGCTGAGGGAGTGTGCAGGATCAATCTTATCTTCCTCCGTCTTCCTTAATCTCACCTGTTCAGGTAAGCCTATCATTgaggtgaatgaatga